In Elephas maximus indicus isolate mEleMax1 chromosome 4, mEleMax1 primary haplotype, whole genome shotgun sequence, a genomic segment contains:
- the SNU13 gene encoding NHP2-like protein 1, with translation MTEADVNPKAYPLADAHLTKKLLDLVQQSCNYKQLRKGANEATKTLNRGISEFIVMAADAEPLEIILHLPLLCEDKNVPYVFVRSKQALGRACGVSRPVIACSVTIKEGSQLKQQIQSIQQSIERLLV, from the exons ATG ACGGAGGCCGATGTAAATCCGAAAGCCTACCCCCTCGCAGATGCCCACCTCACCAAGAAGCTATTAGACCTCGTTCAGCAGTCCTGTAACTACAAGCAGCTTCGTAAAGGAGCCAATGAGG CCACCAAAACCCTCAACAGAGGCATCTCCGAGTTCATCGTGATGGCTGCAGACGCCGAGCCGCTGGAGATCATCCTGCACCTCCCGCTGCTGTGTGAAGACAAGAACGTGCCCTATGTGTTTGTGCGCTCCAAGCAGGCCCTGGGGCGGGCCTGTGGCGTGTCCAGGCCTGTCATCGCCTGCTCCGTCACCATCAAGGAGGGCTCACAGCTGAAGCAGCAGATCCAGTCCATTCAGCAGTCCATCGAGAGGCTCCTGGTCTAA